Genomic window (Bacillus pumilus):
GTTTGGCTGGTGGCATGTCAGTCCTAATTCATTCAAGGAGCCGACAAACAAATTACGGCGTCTTCTGTAGCTTTTCTTCATTTTCTCAACATCTTCAAGTCCATTTTTCAACGCTTCTTCCGCTGCATATTGTGCCATCGCGGGCGCGCACATCATAGAATATTGGTGTATTTTCAGCATGGCATCACGCAGTACAGGTGGTGCTGCCACATACCCTAAGCGCCAGCCTGTCATGGCAAACCCCTTTGAAAAGCCTGAAATCAGGATCGTTCTTTCCTTCATATCTTGGATTGCTGCGACGCTTGTAAAAGCTTCATCGTATGTCAGCTCTGCGTAAATCTCATCTGTGATAATGAGAAGGTCATGCTCTTTTGCAAATTGGGCAATATCTTCAAGCTCTTCCTTTGAATAGACAGAGCCAGTTGGATTTGACGGTGAGCAAAGCAGAATGGCTTTTGTCTTCGGCGTCAGCTTCGTACGAAGATCCGCAGAGTCTGCTTTAAAATCTTTTTCAGCCGATGTACTTAAATAAACAGGCACTCCACCTGCAAGTGTCGTAAGAGCCCCGTATGCTACGAAGCAAGGCTCTGGAATGATGACCTCATCCCCGCTGTTTAAAATCGCACGAAAGGCCAAATCAAGTGCCTGGCTTCCGCCAACTGAGATAATGAGTTCTTCTTCGGGACTGTAGTCAATGTGAAACCGCTTATATAAATAGTGGCTCAGTTCTTTTCGCAAAGATAACAGCCCTGCATTCGCCGTATAAGAGGTAAGCCCTTGTTCTAATGACATAATACTTGCTTCTCTGACATTCCAAGCTGTCACAAAATCTGGCTCGCCGACACCAAGGGAAATGACGCCTTCCATTGTGGCTGCCAAATCAAAGAATTTTCGAATACCTGACGGCTGAATGCTTTGTACCGTTTCAGATAAATAAGACTTTTTCATTTAAGGTGACACCACGATTCTTTTGTCATCGTCTCCTGTTTCAAACACTTTCCCATCATGTTTATATCTCTTCAAAATAAAGTGGGTAGTTGTTGAAACAACGGAATCAAGTGTCGATAATTTTTCAGATACGAAGCGGGCAATATCAGACATAGACCTTCCGCGAATCACGACAGATAAATCGTAAACACCTGACATGAGATAGACAGACTCCACTTCCTGAAAGCGATAAATACGTTCAGCAATTTCATCAAACCCGACACCTCTTTTTGGTGTCACTTTGACATCGATCATTGCTGTGACGCCTTCGTGACCATCCACTTTACGCCAGTCAATCATGGTTGAATAATCAATAATGACTTTTTGATCTTCAAGTTTTTGAATAATGGCTTCTGCTTCTTCTGTTGTCACACCTGCCATTTTTGCAATTGTATTTAAGTCGGCGCGGCTGTTTTCATCTAAAATCTCTAATATTTCAGTTTCTTTTTCAGTTAGTTTCATTTTGAATTCACACCTCAGATTGTAAAAGCTAGTTTTAAAAAATCTTCTGAACATTATAGCACGTTTTTCTCATTATGCTAAGCAGGGAAAAGATGCTAACCATAGCTTAAAATCCACTTTTTAGGGTACAATACAGTCACCTAACAGAGAGAGTATCAAGTATCGGAGTGATGAGTGTGGACATTGTTCAGCCAGCTTATATGAAAAGTAAATTCGGTTTAGACATCTATTACGAGCACTATCCAAATAAGGGGAAGAAAACATTGATCTTAATTCACGGTCTCTTCTCTTCTACTTTCAGCTATCGAAAGCTCATCCCGCTTCTGAAACAAGACTTCAATTTAATTGCAATCGATTTGCCGCCATTTGGACAGTCCGAAAAGTCGAATACGTTTATTTACAGCTATCGTAACATGGGAAAGATCATTATTGAGCTAGCTGGTTACTTACAAATTCAGCACGCAATACTAGTCGGTCATTCGATGGGCGGACAAATAGCTTTATACGCTGCTTCTGAACGGCCAGACCTATTCGAAAAGGCGGTACTTTTGTGCAGCTCAGGTTATTTAAATAAGTCGAAGAGATCGCTTGTGTATAGCACGTATATTCCTTATTTTTATTTATATCTCAAAAGAAAGCTTTTAAAACAAGGCATTATGAAAAATTTAACAGCCGTTGTACATGATCATTCCATCATTGATCAAGAGATGGTAGACGGCTATTTAAAGCCTTTTTCTAATGATCAAATTTTCCGAGGGATCTTTCGCTTAATTCGGCACCGGGAAGGGGATTTGACCTCAGATATTCTAAAGAAAATGGAGACACCTGTACTGCTCATTTGGGGTGAGGAAGATCGGATTGTTCCGATTCACATAGGAGAAAGACTGCACAAAGATCTGCCGAATTCGACCTTGCATGCATTAAAAAAAACCGGGCACCTCATTCCTGAGGAAAATCCGGTCTTTGTGTCTGATCAAATTGGACATTTCAGCTTGTCTTAGCGTGTGCAGGAGCTACTGTCTCGTATGACAAAAAGCTGATTCGCCACCTGCTGACAGTTCTCTATTGGCAGGAGCTGCTCAAAAGAGTGATGATAAATGGCTTGTATGTCTTTTGCTAAAGATAACGGGTCTTCTGCGTCGTATAATGCACTAATGACGTCAGCAGGCTCCGTTTCATAAAAGTCCTCTCCATATTGAAAAGGGTCCCATGCCTTAATGACATGAATCATCTCTTCTACAGCTTGACTATCTTTCATCGGTATCACCGCTTATAATAAATTTTGTGATGTTTATTTTAGCACAACCAACAATGGTTGAAAAACGGCTAGAGGTGGTTTCATGAATTTCGACGAACAGATCATACGTAAAGGTTCAAAATCAGTGAAATGGGATCAAGCAGAGTCTTTGTTCCTGACAACAGATGCGCTGCCAATGTGGGTAGCAGATATGGATTTTAAAGCGCCGCAGGTCGTCCTTGATGCATTAAAAGAACGATTGGATCATGGCGTATTTGGCTATGCCTTTCAAGATCAGGATACGCAGCAGGCAGTGGCTGACTGGCTTAAAAGAAGACATGGATGGACCATTAGAGCAGATGATGTCACCTTCACACCTGGGATCGTCACAGCACTTAGTTTTGCAGTCCAAGCCTATACAGCGCCAAATGACGAAGTCGTCATACAGTCACCAGTATATACGCCTTTTTATCAAATGATTGAGCGAAATGGACGAATAGTCTCAACTAACCCTTTAAAAATAGAAAACAACCGCTATCTCATGGATTTTGATGATTTAGAGAAAAAACTAAGCAGACCAGAGGCAAAGCTCATGTTTCTATGTCATCCGCATAATCCATCCGGAAGAGCATGGTCAAAAGAGGAATTACAGCGTGTAGGAGAACTATGTGTGAAGCATGGTGTCATAGTCGTTTCAGATGAGATTCATTCTGATTTAATGCTATACGGAAAACCACATGTGCCATTTGCAAGCCTTTCTGACGACATTGCCCATATGACAGTGACGTGTATTGCGCCAAGTAAAACATTTAATTTAGCTGGGCTCCAAGCATCTGCCATTATCATTTCCGATGAAGAAAAAAGAACTCTTTTCACCAATGAATTGCAACGAAACGGACTGGCCAAACTGAACGCATTTGCCATTCCTGCGATGGAAGCAGCATACCGCCACGGAGATGAGTGGCTCGATGCACTTGTTCTTTATCTCGAAAACAATATGAAGATCGCAATGGACTATATTGACGAACATCTTCCAAACATTCGTTATATGAAACCAGATGCTTCTTATTTATTGTGGCTGGACGTTCGGGATTATCAATTCAGTCAAGCGGACTTGAAACGGAATTTGTTGAAAAAAGGTAAAGTCATTTTAGAGCTTGGTCACGTTTACGGACACGAAGGAGACGGCTTTATTCGGATGAATCTTGGCTGTCCTGCTTCCACAGTCAAAGAAGGGTTGAAACGCCTTCGTCAAGCGTTCACGCAATCAGCCACATAAGATCTATACGAACGAAAGAACATCCTCACG
Coding sequences:
- a CDS encoding aminotransferase; the protein is MKKSYLSETVQSIQPSGIRKFFDLAATMEGVISLGVGEPDFVTAWNVREASIMSLEQGLTSYTANAGLLSLRKELSHYLYKRFHIDYSPEEELIISVGGSQALDLAFRAILNSGDEVIIPEPCFVAYGALTTLAGGVPVYLSTSAEKDFKADSADLRTKLTPKTKAILLCSPSNPTGSVYSKEELEDIAQFAKEHDLLIITDEIYAELTYDEAFTSVAAIQDMKERTILISGFSKGFAMTGWRLGYVAAPPVLRDAMLKIHQYSMMCAPAMAQYAAEEALKNGLEDVEKMKKSYRRRRNLFVGSLNELGLTCHQPNGAFYAFPSIKSTGMTSEQFAEELLLSEKVAVVPGNVFGPSGEGHIRCSYASSLDHLQESLSRMQRFLQNRQVKEEAPVIIK
- a CDS encoding Lrp/AsnC family transcriptional regulator → MKLTEKETEILEILDENSRADLNTIAKMAGVTTEEAEAIIQKLEDQKVIIDYSTMIDWRKVDGHEGVTAMIDVKVTPKRGVGFDEIAERIYRFQEVESVYLMSGVYDLSVVIRGRSMSDIARFVSEKLSTLDSVVSTTTHFILKRYKHDGKVFETGDDDKRIVVSP
- a CDS encoding alpha/beta fold hydrolase; amino-acid sequence: MDIVQPAYMKSKFGLDIYYEHYPNKGKKTLILIHGLFSSTFSYRKLIPLLKQDFNLIAIDLPPFGQSEKSNTFIYSYRNMGKIIIELAGYLQIQHAILVGHSMGGQIALYAASERPDLFEKAVLLCSSGYLNKSKRSLVYSTYIPYFYLYLKRKLLKQGIMKNLTAVVHDHSIIDQEMVDGYLKPFSNDQIFRGIFRLIRHREGDLTSDILKKMETPVLLIWGEEDRIVPIHIGERLHKDLPNSTLHALKKTGHLIPEENPVFVSDQIGHFSLS
- a CDS encoding YugE family protein, translated to MKDSQAVEEMIHVIKAWDPFQYGEDFYETEPADVISALYDAEDPLSLAKDIQAIYHHSFEQLLPIENCQQVANQLFVIRDSSSCTR
- a CDS encoding MalY/PatB family protein is translated as MNFDEQIIRKGSKSVKWDQAESLFLTTDALPMWVADMDFKAPQVVLDALKERLDHGVFGYAFQDQDTQQAVADWLKRRHGWTIRADDVTFTPGIVTALSFAVQAYTAPNDEVVIQSPVYTPFYQMIERNGRIVSTNPLKIENNRYLMDFDDLEKKLSRPEAKLMFLCHPHNPSGRAWSKEELQRVGELCVKHGVIVVSDEIHSDLMLYGKPHVPFASLSDDIAHMTVTCIAPSKTFNLAGLQASAIIISDEEKRTLFTNELQRNGLAKLNAFAIPAMEAAYRHGDEWLDALVLYLENNMKIAMDYIDEHLPNIRYMKPDASYLLWLDVRDYQFSQADLKRNLLKKGKVILELGHVYGHEGDGFIRMNLGCPASTVKEGLKRLRQAFTQSAT